The following are encoded in a window of Dysidea avara chromosome 4, odDysAvar1.4, whole genome shotgun sequence genomic DNA:
- the LOC136252571 gene encoding uncharacterized protein — MTEESDDEVEGVVRRHQLSWASDELQELKATLDQRILEADTISGRFRCKSKVDSTLSALPPPLQPVQWAVVQQDEGRREYDDHYLEHDEMDTTDIINSSGHMIEFPDDTELRITPTRSGRSSNNSSGSSSRSNPARSNPGIPGRRLVDLITSTPQ, encoded by the exons ATGACAGAGGAGAGTGATGACGAAGTGGAGGGAGTTGTAAGACGTCATCAGCTGTCTTGGGCATCTGATG AACTTCAAGAGTTGAAGGCAACGTTAGATCAACGTATACTTGAAGCTGACACCATTTCTGGGAGGTTTAGATGCAAATCCAAAGTTGACAGCACTTTGTCTGCCCTGCCACCTCCTTTGCAGCCAGTGCAGTGGGCAGTTGTGCAGCAAGATGAAGGCCG GAGGGAGTATGATGACCATTATCTTGAACATGATGAAATggatactacagatatcataaATTCATCTGG ACACATGATTGAATTTCCTGACGACACAGAATTACGAATCACTCCTACCag GTCAGGTAGAAGTAGTAACAACAGCTCAGGCAGCTCAAGCAGAAGTAACCCAGCTAGGTCCAACCCAGGCATTCCAGGTAGGAGGCTAGTGGATTTGATCACTAGTACTCCCCAATAA
- the LOC136252570 gene encoding uncharacterized protein, translating to MMKNMAGNGPSTSQQPQENMSGDVIPPRNVSGDVIPTMNVSGDVIPPRNVSGVVIPTMNVSGVVIPPRNVSGDVIPPRNVSGDGMPLRNVSGDVIPPRNVTVNVVSTTRGWTMSQDRSKKRRCRCGLCEGCKASNCNICKYCKIPTLKRHKTCMYVFKLIN from the exons ATGATGAAAAATA TGGCTGGCAATGGACCGTCTACTTCTCAACAACCTCAAGAGAATA TGTCTGGTGATGTAATCCCTCCAAGGAATG TGTCTGGTGATGTAATCCCTACAATGAATG TGTCTGGTGATGTAATCCCTCCAAGGAATG TGTCTGGTGTTGTAATCCCTACAATGAATG TGTCTGGTGTTGTAATCCCTCCAAGGAATG TGTCTGGTGATGTAATCCCTCCAAGGAATG TGTCTGGTGATGGGATGCCTCTAAGGAATG TGTCTGGTGATGTAATCCCTCCAAGGAATG TGACTGTCAATGTTGTGAGCACTACAAGAGGCTGGACAATGTCACAAGATCGAA GTAAAAAGAGAAGATGTCGTTGTGGTCTGTGTGAGGGATGTAAAGCCAGTAACTGTAACATTTGTAAATATTGTAAAATACCAACACTAAAGAGGCATaaaacatgtatgtatgtttttaaGTTGATCAATTAA